In the genome of Centropristis striata isolate RG_2023a ecotype Rhode Island chromosome 6, C.striata_1.0, whole genome shotgun sequence, the window TCCTGACAGCCAATGAGCAGCGTGCTAACGTCAGTGTTGCACCGCAGCAGGACGAGAGCGAGAAGACTGTCCCACCTCCATCAAGGTAACAAGAAAAGATGCTTTGtgacaatattttttacctccATTTGATGGTTTATAGTGGAGAGATAGATAGTATCATGCCCCTTTAAATCTAATAATCTAATTGATGGTCAATGGTATAAAACAAGCTGCATTCAAACCAGGGCACTTCACTTATATGGTGCTTTTAAATCATTAAGCTACCAGAAGACCAAAGTTCTGGATTTATCTGGAGTTTGAACGTGACATAGATGCTGTTAAACATCTGGATGAACTAAAAATGGGAGAAACGATATATTTTAAAGATAGCTAAACAATGTGGAGGATTTATCCTCTattgcaaagaaaaaataatcatgTATAGAAATCCCAAATTTTGAAGCATGGATGATTGTTTTATAAGTGGAGTGCACTTATACAGCGCTTTTATATACGTTTTATAATCGTATTGTAGCTCTCTGAATTGGAATCGAATCATGAACTacctagagcagggatgggcaacttaaatcctggagggggccacagtttttaatcaacactaccacagggccacatataggaccgtgcacttaaccagatatgatgaaactgcaattttaaatatgtttacagtgcagtaacttaacatatttcatgctcaaatgcatgtataacagtataaataggaatacaaaaggtttgaagcaaataaaaaaataatcacttagtgtgatttttttttttttcagtgcaagaacagcagaccaacattaattgcaagaagtaattttgtgcatttttacactgcacttttaagatttcatgctcaaatgcatgtagttgtactgagggccacttcaagtgagggtgagggccgtatgcggcccccgggcctccagttgcccatccctgacctagAGATTTCCACCTCTAGTTTAAAGCCTGTCAACAATGCGCATTGGCAGGTCAGATCCTCCAGAAAGCcgtttgaatataaaatatttattcttattttccaGCACTGAGCTACATGTCAGACCCAGGAGGTCGACCCAGACCAAATCAGCCGGCTGCGTCCTCGTCACGTGTGCGTACCAGGAGCTGATCCACCGGCTGCACATACTCCACAACGAGCAGAAAGAGCGCAACGCCCCGTGGATAAAGATCGGCGCTACAGGCTACGGACGGCGCCGCCGCTCACTCCTGGATGTCGCTCGGCTCGCTCTCCAGACAGGTAGACAAAGACGGAGCGGTGAAGCTGGCAGACACAAAGGCACAGTGGCCTAAAGACAGGCGTGGACACTGTTCCACCACTAGATTTGCAGAAAGGACGGTTGCTTCGTCTGTTTAGTCCATCAGAAGAAGATTTGCTGAGGTCGCTGTGGATGAAAGCGAGATTCCAATAATAGATTTGTGcatgcttaaccctttatcaggcgaagaaccgtatttggtaacttcagcggatatccaaaagaaaaaagaaaaatattttgagaaaaaagttgcaaatttactagattaaagtggcatatctaaaaggaaaaaaagtcgcagatttaagagatttatagtaGCAAATCGGCGTGGAAAatagtcacagatttatgagaaagaagtggggaaaaaagcaacttttctcgcagattcaccactttaaatctcgtaaatctgcaacttttttttcttgtagatttgccactttaatctagtaaatttgcaacttttttctcgaccccattttgatatccactgaagttaccaaatatagttcttcgcctgataaagggttaaggttgTGTCTGAACAAGTGTGTGATTAATGGATGAAATCAAGTCAGACCTGCGCGACTTGACAAGAATGTCTGTCTCTTCTTCAGCTTCCAATGTGAGCTCGGCAGAAAAAGACTGACGATCTCTGAAATATCCACGAACCGAGGAACCGAGGCTGCGACGGGGACGATTCTTTCTAAATAAAAACTGACATTAAAGGACTTCAAACTGCCACATGCAGGCTTTTTTAAAGTGATCTGGATGTGGTGAACTGCTTGTGAAGTGCAATTTAAAACAATATGTACTCGGCCTACACatagttaaaaatatattaaatcagCTTGTATGAAAGGAAATATAAAAGCTACCTTATTTTAAAGCAAACAATAcaactatatttttatactgccAAAATACATATTATCTTTTTGGATATTTAACTTCAATGAAGTATCTTAACTGTGTAAATAATTATCTTGTCttgtatgcattttatttttgtaacacTATTGTGATGATTCAACATTATTGGACATTAATCATGTTACAGATGCTTTGAATACGTTTATTTGGATTGTGAATGTCTTAAGAACTGCAAAGTCATCTAGTTTTTGGCTGGGTGTATTAGAGAGTGATGGAGaggctgaagaagaagaagaagaagagttgaTGAGGTGAATAAAAGTGCTGTGCTGCCATCTAGCTTTACAGTAAGAGACATGTAACTAAAGCAGGCAGAGCTGTTTGAAAATGAGCAAAGCACCTACTGTGGTCATGCTGTGTTTTATCTGAAAAGACTTAAAAGTTTTGAAATGTATCTGCTTCTTTATCTGAATGTAATAAATCCTTATTTACTCATAATTCAGCTGCAATGACTCGATGTGGTATTAGATAACCTGATTTATGTCTTGTTGCAGTGAACGTGGCAGGAACTGTAATAGTTTTCAGCTGGCTGTGACGTCCTCGTGttgaaataatgaatgaatgcaacAAGAATTTCTAACTTTTTCTGTGACCTAATGTCAAATATTCTGCTTGTGCACGCATGTAACGTTGTAAGGAGGCAACACAATTAATGTgccttgtcattttgtgatggTATGTGCAGTAAAAACCCTGATTAAATCCTGTGTTCTATGAAGTCCATGATGGTGTACATtcctttctaaaaataaaacccaTTTTATCAGCTGCAGGGCCTCAAAGAGTGCACTGCTACATTTGTCTTGGGTCAACGTGTTCCTAAAATTGTGAAACCGCAGCATTTCAGTGAAATTAATTATGTTTCAGTGAAGAATTTAAGTTTTGATGAATGGAGAGAAGGGAACAGTGTGCTCCTCTTCATTCTCAAACCAAGATAAAGATATAAGTCACTCTGGAATTTGACCGACTGGTCACACTGtcttgaaaacacaaacaatttcaCCATAAATcgaatttttcattaaaacataaaaacctcCCCATTGGAATAGATTTATCATACAAAATTGATGGTTAACTGtaatgattttgtttgtttgctaaaaaaatttaaataatgagtCACTAAATTAAATCTGGAAGCAATAATATATTTCCACCAGTTGTTGTTTGTATCTGTAATAAAATTTAGTTTTCTTGGacatttctcttttatttattttcataaaatgtagctgtgatgtcacttctcagctcagctcagaagatctacaccaggggtctcaaactcaaattacctgggggctgctggaggcagtatcaaaatgaccaaaaattactaaaaaaagacacaaaattatccaaaaaatacacaaagttatttaaaaaagacacaaaattacccaaaaaagacacaaaatgaccccaaaaagacacaaaatgaccaaaaaaagacacatgacagaaaaaaactaaattacttaaaaaagaaacaaaatgaccaaaaaaacccccca includes:
- the LOC131973836 gene encoding pro-adrenomedullin-like: MRLSLHTVICCCVFTAVLLLVKGATGELNTSPKKRVKRCVQRRMKRELCNSFLTANEQRANVSVAPQQDESEKTVPPPSSTELHVRPRRSTQTKSAGCVLVTCAYQELIHRLHILHNEQKERNAPWIKIGATGYGRRRRSLLDVARLALQTASNVSSAEKD